The Saprospiraceae bacterium genome includes a window with the following:
- a CDS encoding LacI family DNA-binding transcriptional regulator, whose translation MNRINIKELAKMLSLNPSTVSRALSDHPDISAATIKRVKDAAIEFNYIPNLHARYFRKKSSGLLALILPEFNMFFTHSLMNGIHAAIEHTNYSLIVFFSNNNKKKEVEIIQHCLSWAVDGILMSVSFQTENADHILQLQNAQIPVVLLDKVIVTENIPTVTINDREAAYNATRNLIDNGKKNILGIFANPSLDITQKRKMGFEDSLRESSIQINEYDTVYVNNPTETVGLLEKKLRNTPYNGVFIMSDELLMHSYHVLRKLNLYPNQISITAISDGILPYQLYPAITHIKHSGYEIGNKAGELLLMIIENKPDLKENIIVKTNLVELHSVSL comes from the coding sequence ATGAACAGAATAAATATAAAGGAACTTGCAAAAATGCTCTCCCTAAATCCTTCGACGGTTTCACGGGCTCTGTCTGATCATCCGGATATCAGTGCTGCTACTATAAAAAGGGTCAAAGATGCTGCGATTGAATTTAATTATATACCAAACTTACATGCCAGGTATTTCAGAAAAAAAAGTTCCGGTCTTCTTGCTCTGATACTTCCCGAATTTAACATGTTTTTTACACATAGTCTTATGAATGGAATTCATGCTGCAATTGAGCATACTAATTATTCCCTGATTGTATTTTTCAGCAATAACAACAAAAAGAAGGAGGTTGAAATTATACAACACTGCCTGAGCTGGGCAGTTGACGGAATACTGATGTCCGTATCATTTCAGACTGAAAATGCTGATCATATACTTCAGTTGCAAAATGCCCAAATTCCGGTTGTTCTTCTTGACAAAGTGATTGTTACAGAAAACATACCGACTGTTACAATTAATGACAGGGAAGCAGCTTATAACGCCACACGAAATCTGATCGATAATGGTAAAAAAAATATTTTGGGAATATTTGCCAATCCTTCTCTTGATATTACCCAAAAAAGAAAAATGGGTTTTGAAGATTCACTTCGGGAATCTTCTATTCAGATTAATGAATATGATACTGTTTATGTAAATAATCCAACAGAAACTGTCGGACTTTTGGAAAAAAAACTCAGGAATACCCCATATAATGGAGTGTTCATTATGTCAGATGAATTATTGATGCATTCTTATCATGTACTCCGAAAACTAAATCTTTATCCTAACCAAATCAGTATTACAGCAATCAGTGATGGCATTTTACCATATCAGCTTTATCCGGCAATTACACATATCAAGCACTCAGGATATGAAATAGGCAATAAAGCCGGAGAGCTTTTACTTATGATAATTGAAAATAAGCCGGACTTGAAAGAAAATATAATTGTCAAAACAAATCTGGTGGAGTTACATTCGGTTTCATTATAG
- the mrdA gene encoding penicillin-binding protein 2 gives MKRLADRKYFIIYFIIIASAVLIFKIAQLQLFTSKYKEQARRTTLEKSLVYPSRGLIYDRNEKGLVINKPIYVITAVYNKVNPAMDTIEFCALLGIDKKTFIENLNKDWSSHLFSKSLPFVFLSKVSPEQFAIFQEHMYKFPGFYASERSIRGYPHHFAAHVLGYLGEVDKKTVENSEGYYLPGDFIGKSGLESAYERVLGGGKGVNYILKDNRGRQVGSFDNGRLDSLAISGEDMQISIDLELQAYGDSLMLNKRGAIVAIDPNTGEILAMISAPAYDPNILNLDERRGLGMGILLNDTINRPLNNRAVSSKYPPGSIFKPILSLIAMQKQTTWPSRTIYCPGFYRLSATKVQKCHAHPPATNISAAVQYSCNTYYFQLIREFLDQYGYKKPGLGLDTLVSYLKDFGLGERLGLDYSYENKGLIPTSEYYDRLYHKEAAGWRSAWVLSLGIGQGELQLTTVQMANLAAILANRGYFYTPHFIKKFLSGRPIPTDYKTMRKVRIDPKYFPYVIDGLERVVTSGTARIADVPGLHICGKTGTAENPHGKDHSVFFGFAPKDKPKIAIAVFVENAGFGAQWAAPIASLMIEKHINGTIMTERKYLEEKMFKGILIDLPYRNDNFLE, from the coding sequence ATGAAAAGACTTGCGGATAGGAAGTATTTTATTATTTATTTTATTATAATAGCTTCAGCAGTACTTATTTTTAAGATAGCGCAGTTACAGTTATTTACATCCAAATATAAGGAACAAGCAAGGCGAACAACCCTTGAAAAAAGTCTGGTTTATCCATCCAGAGGATTGATTTATGACAGAAATGAAAAGGGTCTGGTAATCAATAAACCCATTTATGTGATAACTGCCGTGTACAATAAAGTAAATCCTGCAATGGATACTATAGAATTTTGTGCATTACTGGGTATAGACAAAAAAACTTTTATTGAAAATCTGAATAAAGACTGGTCCAGCCATTTGTTCAGCAAATCACTTCCTTTTGTGTTTTTGTCCAAGGTAAGTCCCGAACAGTTTGCAATATTTCAGGAACACATGTATAAATTTCCCGGATTTTATGCATCAGAAAGAAGTATTCGCGGTTATCCACATCACTTTGCTGCCCATGTTTTGGGCTATCTCGGTGAAGTAGATAAAAAAACAGTAGAAAACTCTGAAGGATATTATTTACCAGGAGATTTTATTGGAAAGTCCGGGCTGGAATCTGCATATGAGAGGGTATTAGGGGGCGGAAAAGGAGTCAATTATATCCTAAAAGATAACAGAGGTCGGCAGGTAGGTTCTTTTGATAACGGAAGATTGGATTCACTTGCAATCTCCGGAGAAGATATGCAGATATCTATTGATCTGGAACTTCAGGCTTATGGTGATAGTCTGATGTTAAATAAAAGAGGCGCCATTGTTGCTATCGACCCTAATACAGGTGAAATCCTGGCGATGATCAGTGCACCGGCTTATGATCCGAATATTTTGAATCTGGATGAAAGAAGAGGGCTTGGAATGGGTATTTTATTGAACGACACTATCAATCGTCCCCTGAATAACAGAGCTGTATCCAGCAAGTATCCGCCGGGTTCAATTTTTAAGCCCATCCTGTCTTTGATTGCAATGCAAAAACAAACTACATGGCCATCCAGAACAATCTATTGTCCGGGATTCTACCGACTGAGTGCAACAAAAGTTCAAAAATGTCATGCACACCCACCAGCCACCAACATCAGTGCTGCTGTCCAATACTCCTGCAATACTTATTACTTTCAGCTTATCAGAGAATTTCTGGACCAGTATGGTTACAAAAAGCCAGGATTAGGATTGGATACATTAGTCAGCTATCTGAAAGATTTTGGTTTGGGGGAGCGGCTCGGATTAGATTACAGTTATGAAAACAAGGGATTGATACCTACTTCAGAATATTATGACAGATTGTACCACAAAGAAGCAGCAGGTTGGCGATCTGCCTGGGTATTGTCCTTGGGGATCGGACAAGGAGAGTTACAGCTTACAACTGTACAAATGGCAAACCTTGCAGCTATATTAGCAAATAGAGGATATTTTTATACTCCGCACTTTATCAAAAAGTTCTTATCGGGGAGACCAATACCTACTGATTATAAAACGATGAGAAAAGTCAGAATCGATCCGAAGTATTTTCCTTATGTTATTGATGGTTTGGAAAGAGTTGTCACCTCCGGTACTGCCCGGATTGCAGATGTACCTGGACTCCACATATGCGGAAAAACAGGAACCGCTGAGAATCCACACGGTAAAGACCATTCCGTTTTTTTTGGATTCGCTCCAAAAGATAAACCAAAAATCGCTATTGCCGTATTTGTTGAAAATGCAGGATTCGGAGCACAATGGGCAGCACCTATTGCCAGTCTTATGATAGAAAAACATATAAACGGGACCATAATGACGGAAAGAAAATATCTGGAAGAAAAAATGTTTAAAGGAATCCTGATAGATCTCCCATACCGCAATGATAATTTTCTGGAATAA
- the mreC gene encoding rod shape-determining protein MreC — protein sequence MYNVLQLFLKYGAHLLFIGLQMFCFSLIINYNKSQREILLNSSNVYVAKLAAKSENLSSYFNLQNINDSLMRENATLIENLILLDYATDIIPESDSIYSKYNLISSTICNNTIHLRNNHITLCKGSREGIRPNMGVISSNKGIVGIVRNVSTNYAHVMSILNSQTRISCAIKGKNGTGNLVWKNLDPLRMTLESIPKHEEVSIGDTIITSGYSTMFPKGILVGKVERFIIEPGSNSFSITVKLFNKLSNIKYAYVVQNRFAAEQISLEAEVKYE from the coding sequence ATGTACAATGTCTTACAACTTTTTTTAAAATACGGTGCCCATTTATTATTTATTGGGCTTCAGATGTTTTGTTTTTCACTGATCATCAATTACAATAAATCACAAAGAGAAATCCTTCTCAACTCTTCCAATGTATATGTTGCGAAGCTGGCAGCAAAGTCAGAAAACCTGTCATCTTATTTTAATTTGCAAAATATAAATGATAGCCTGATGAGGGAAAACGCTACCCTTATTGAAAATCTTATCTTACTTGATTACGCAACAGATATTATTCCTGAATCTGATTCCATTTACTCTAAATATAATCTTATCTCCAGTACCATATGCAATAACACAATTCATCTCAGAAATAATCATATAACACTATGTAAAGGAAGTCGGGAAGGGATAAGACCAAATATGGGAGTCATATCATCCAATAAGGGGATTGTAGGTATCGTAAGAAATGTCAGTACAAACTATGCACATGTTATGAGTATTTTAAATTCTCAGACCAGGATAAGTTGTGCTATAAAAGGAAAAAATGGTACCGGCAATCTTGTCTGGAAAAATCTGGACCCTCTTCGCATGACCCTTGAATCCATCCCGAAGCACGAAGAAGTATCAATTGGAGATACCATTATAACCAGTGGATATTCAACCATGTTCCCTAAAGGAATTCTGGTGGGTAAAGTCGAAAGATTTATAATAGAGCCTGGTAGCAACAGTTTTTCAATTACTGTAAAATTATTTAACAAGTTGAGCAATATTAAATATGCTTATGTCGTCCAGAATAGGTTTGCAGCAGAACAAATATCTTTAGAGGCCGAGGTAAAATATGAATAA
- a CDS encoding rod shape-determining protein: MKFFSFFTQELAIDLGTANTLIIQNDKVVVDEPSIVAINRNTNEVIAVGNKAMQMHEKTHDNIKTVRPLKDGVIADFQAAEALIQGLINMIGEKRRFFTHLKMVICIPSGITEVEKRAVFDSADHVDSKETYLIHEPMAAALGIGLDVEEPIGHMVIDIGGGTTEIAVIALSGIVTDQSIRIAGDEFTNDIIDYMKRKHNILIGERTAEQIKINCGAAITDLADPPAKYAVNGRDMLTGIPKQVFTNHTEVAEALDKSIMKIEEAVLKALEDTPPELSSDIFKTGLYLTGGGALLRGLDKRLSNKTKLNVIVADDPLRAVVRGTGLALKNSDKYSFLIDRKSI, encoded by the coding sequence ATGAAATTTTTTAGTTTTTTTACGCAGGAGTTAGCCATAGATTTAGGTACTGCAAATACTCTGATCATACAAAATGATAAAGTTGTGGTTGATGAGCCATCCATTGTTGCCATTAACAGGAATACCAATGAGGTTATCGCTGTAGGCAACAAAGCAATGCAAATGCATGAAAAAACACATGATAATATTAAGACCGTGAGACCTTTGAAAGACGGTGTTATCGCTGACTTTCAAGCAGCAGAAGCACTTATTCAGGGATTGATAAATATGATTGGAGAGAAAAGAAGATTTTTTACCCATCTTAAAATGGTAATTTGCATTCCATCAGGTATCACTGAAGTAGAAAAAAGAGCTGTATTTGATTCAGCAGATCATGTAGATTCAAAAGAGACATATCTTATACACGAACCAATGGCAGCAGCATTGGGAATAGGATTAGATGTTGAGGAACCCATCGGGCACATGGTGATAGATATAGGAGGAGGAACAACAGAAATTGCGGTGATTGCATTATCCGGGATAGTTACTGATCAGTCTATCAGAATAGCCGGTGATGAATTTACAAATGATATCATCGACTACATGAAAAGAAAGCACAATATTCTGATAGGAGAACGTACTGCTGAACAAATTAAAATAAATTGTGGTGCGGCAATCACAGATTTAGCTGATCCTCCTGCCAAGTATGCTGTCAATGGGCGTGATATGCTGACCGGAATTCCAAAACAAGTGTTTACAAATCATACAGAGGTTGCAGAAGCTTTGGACAAATCCATTATGAAAATTGAAGAAGCGGTACTTAAAGCACTCGAAGATACGCCACCGGAACTTTCGTCAGATATTTTCAAAACAGGGCTGTATCTCACTGGAGGAGGCGCATTATTGAGAGGCCTTGACAAAAGACTGTCCAATAAAACAAAACTGAATGTAATTGTGGCGGACGATCCACTAAGAGCCGTGGTGAGAGGTACGGGTCTCGCACTAAAAAATTCTGATAAATATTCATTTCTGATAGATAGAAAAAGTATCTAA
- a CDS encoding insulinase family protein: MKTDRSIAPIIKNIQSLSVPDYNEYLLPNKTRLIEIKSGTQDILKMEIVHLAGRTVENHRLAARATAMLLREGSKSMTSAQVADKIDYYGASIKSASNMDFSYSTVYTLTKHFSEILPVISEMYSEPLFDADEIDKFKKSNIQKLLEELSKNDVLTYRKITGEIFGENHPYGYNSEVEDYLNLDRSVLLEHFDEYYGSDNCLIFISGKTTTSVIEQIVKFFGSNTKESKKKEYKVAITQNDQKQFRIYSPNEHQSAIKSGCRLFNRNHPDHAAFFMLNTIFGGYFGSRLMTNIREKAGYTYDIFSSMDQMIHDGCFYVSTELNSDFIDQTLEAIYYEMDVLCEKKVPAKELSMVKNYVMGNFLNFLDGPLNVSGFIRSLILTGMKISDFEAFITEIKEMKSERIRNVAQNYFQRDKMIEVILQPEL; this comes from the coding sequence ATGAAAACAGACAGAAGCATAGCACCCATTATAAAAAATATTCAATCCCTTTCAGTTCCTGATTATAATGAATACTTACTACCCAATAAAACCAGGCTTATTGAAATTAAGAGCGGGACGCAGGATATTCTAAAGATGGAAATTGTTCATTTAGCCGGCAGAACGGTTGAGAATCATCGGTTGGCTGCCCGAGCCACAGCCATGCTGTTGCGGGAAGGCAGCAAAAGTATGACTTCAGCTCAGGTAGCGGATAAAATAGATTATTATGGCGCCAGTATCAAATCGGCATCCAATATGGATTTTTCCTACTCAACGGTTTACACGCTGACGAAACATTTTAGTGAAATACTGCCGGTAATAAGTGAAATGTATAGCGAACCGCTCTTTGATGCTGATGAAATTGACAAATTTAAAAAATCAAATATTCAGAAACTTCTCGAAGAATTATCAAAAAATGATGTACTCACCTACAGAAAAATTACAGGAGAAATTTTTGGTGAAAATCATCCCTATGGGTATAATAGTGAAGTGGAAGATTATCTGAATCTTGACAGATCTGTATTGCTCGAACACTTTGATGAATATTACGGGTCAGATAATTGCCTGATTTTTATAAGCGGTAAAACCACTACTTCCGTCATTGAACAGATAGTAAAATTTTTCGGAAGTAATACCAAGGAAAGTAAAAAGAAGGAATATAAAGTTGCCATTACCCAAAACGATCAGAAGCAGTTCCGGATTTATAGTCCGAATGAGCATCAGAGTGCGATCAAATCAGGCTGTAGGTTATTTAACAGAAATCATCCTGATCATGCAGCATTTTTTATGCTTAATACCATTTTCGGAGGCTACTTTGGATCCAGATTGATGACAAATATTCGAGAAAAAGCTGGTTACACTTATGATATTTTCAGTAGTATGGACCAGATGATACATGATGGCTGTTTTTATGTAAGCACCGAATTGAATTCCGATTTTATTGACCAGACTCTCGAAGCTATCTATTATGAAATGGATGTATTGTGTGAAAAAAAGGTGCCTGCCAAAGAGCTGAGCATGGTAAAAAATTATGTTATGGGCAATTTTCTTAATTTTTTGGATGGTCCTTTGAATGTATCAGGATTTATCAGGTCTTTGATCCTAACAGGAATGAAAATTTCAGACTTTGAAGCATTTATAACTGAGATAAAAGAAATGAAAAGCGAAAGAATCAGAAATGTAGCTCAAAATTATTTTCAGAGGGATAAGATGATTGAAGTCATTCTGCAACCGGAATTGTAA
- the dnaN gene encoding DNA polymerase III subunit beta: MRFEVSSSELLRHLNIAAGAITVNPVLPIMEDFLFDIKKNVLTITSTNLETTIITSLDVTADEDGVIAITAKILTETLKALPDQPITISVDPDNNGVRILSSFGAYKLAGDAPDDFPNPPVEDDVETIAISSKKILKGITNTIFATSNDELRLAMTGVLLQIDFNKLHFVATDAHKLVKYTVGNLNTDIAKSLIIPKKGLTLVKNALSEDADVNVSFNKSNIFFTFGRTKIVCRLIDSKYPDYNAVIPVENPNIALINRKDFQNSLKRIAIYANKSTNQVILNISEKSMTISAQDLDFSNEATEQMSCNYEGDAMTIGFNAKFLGEMLAVLDTDEIRLQLSSPSRAGILVPTEEESDEALLMLVMPVMMGN; the protein is encoded by the coding sequence ATGAGATTTGAAGTTTCGTCGTCAGAATTATTGCGACATTTGAATATTGCTGCCGGAGCTATCACAGTGAATCCTGTGCTCCCTATTATGGAAGACTTTCTTTTTGATATTAAAAAGAATGTACTTACTATTACTTCTACCAATCTGGAGACTACCATAATCACAAGTCTGGATGTAACGGCTGATGAAGATGGAGTCATCGCTATCACAGCCAAAATATTAACAGAAACCCTTAAGGCATTACCAGATCAGCCGATCACGATATCCGTAGATCCTGACAATAATGGGGTGAGAATTCTGTCTTCATTCGGAGCATACAAACTGGCTGGAGATGCACCGGATGACTTTCCGAATCCTCCGGTAGAAGATGATGTGGAAACGATCGCAATATCATCCAAAAAAATTCTAAAAGGAATCACTAATACCATTTTTGCAACGAGTAATGATGAATTACGACTTGCGATGACCGGTGTTCTGCTGCAGATAGATTTCAATAAACTACATTTTGTAGCGACAGATGCGCACAAACTTGTAAAATATACCGTTGGTAATCTGAATACAGATATTGCCAAATCATTAATAATCCCTAAAAAAGGACTTACACTTGTCAAGAATGCACTTTCTGAAGATGCAGATGTGAATGTTAGTTTTAATAAATCAAATATATTTTTTACGTTCGGTCGTACTAAAATTGTGTGCCGACTAATTGATTCCAAATACCCTGACTATAATGCGGTTATTCCTGTTGAAAATCCCAATATCGCATTAATTAACAGAAAAGATTTCCAAAACTCACTCAAGCGTATTGCAATATATGCCAATAAGTCCACCAATCAGGTCATTCTGAATATTTCAGAAAAAAGTATGACTATCTCAGCACAGGATCTTGATTTTTCCAATGAAGCCACCGAGCAAATGAGTTGTAATTATGAAGGTGATGCGATGACCATTGGATTCAATGCAAAGTTTTTGGGTGAAATGCTTGCTGTGCTGGATACGGATGAAATCAGATTACAACTGTCATCCCCTTCGAGGGCTGGTATTCTGGTACCCACTGAAGAAGAAAGTGACGAGGCATTACTCATGCTCGTCATGCCTGTGATGATGGGTAACTAA
- a CDS encoding nicotinate-nucleotide adenylyltransferase yields MKVGLFFGSFNPVHVGHMIIADHIVQSTDVDQVWMVVSPHNPLKSKKSLAKDHDRLHLVKLAIGDNSRIKASSVEFGLPVPSYTIDTLTYLNEKYPSKSFSLIMGADNLETIEKWKNYTLILENYEIYLYQRPGYDGGKYTEFSNIHIVDAPLLDISATFIRDRIKAGKSVQYLVPDSVFNYLLHSNMYR; encoded by the coding sequence ATGAAAGTCGGTCTTTTTTTCGGATCTTTTAATCCGGTTCATGTAGGGCATATGATCATTGCAGACCATATTGTACAGAGTACGGATGTGGATCAGGTCTGGATGGTCGTAAGTCCGCATAATCCTTTGAAATCAAAAAAATCATTAGCTAAAGATCACGACCGCCTCCATTTGGTGAAGCTTGCCATTGGCGATAATTCCAGGATTAAAGCGTCTTCCGTAGAGTTTGGTCTGCCGGTTCCGTCCTATACCATAGACACGCTTACCTATCTGAATGAAAAATATCCTTCCAAATCATTTTCACTCATTATGGGTGCTGACAATCTGGAAACCATTGAAAAATGGAAAAACTACACACTTATTCTGGAAAATTATGAAATTTATCTTTATCAAAGACCCGGATATGATGGCGGAAAATATACCGAATTTTCAAATATTCACATTGTTGATGCGCCACTACTCGATATTTCAGCCACTTTTATCCGAGATAGAATAAAGGCAGGAAAATCTGTTCAATATCTTGTTCCTGATTCTGTATTTAATTATCTGCTACACTCAAACATGTACAGATAA
- the bshA gene encoding N-acetyl-alpha-D-glucosaminyl L-malate synthase BshA, with protein sequence MKIGIVCYPTFGGSGVVATELGLGLADKGHDVHFITYKRPVRLTSFHANVFFHEVTSMEYPLFEYAPYETALASKIVDIVKFENLDLLHVHYAIPHAAVAFMSKQILATKGIYIPVITTLHGTDITLVGTDQSFAPVVEFSINQSDGVTAVSEQLRKETLNTFSIQSEIRVIYNFIDFNRFRKTNKDHFRQAIAPEGEKILIHTSNFRKVKRVEDVIRIFQKVVKKIPSKLLMIGDGPERKHMEDLCRSIGLCQEIRFLGKQEAIEEILAISDIFLLPSENESFGLAALEAMACEVPVVSSNAGGIPEVNIDGVTGYMCDVGDIDNMAARTIELLSDAAKLSIFRKQAFLQAKRFDILNILPEYENYYEEVHTRFHKQLENKFLHKV encoded by the coding sequence ATGAAAATCGGAATTGTTTGCTATCCAACTTTTGGAGGAAGTGGTGTGGTAGCTACAGAGTTAGGACTTGGTCTTGCAGATAAAGGACATGATGTTCACTTTATCACATACAAAAGGCCGGTAAGACTTACTTCCTTTCATGCCAATGTTTTTTTTCATGAAGTGACATCGATGGAGTACCCGTTATTTGAGTACGCTCCTTATGAAACAGCATTGGCCAGCAAAATTGTAGATATTGTAAAATTTGAAAATCTGGACCTCCTCCACGTGCATTATGCTATACCCCATGCTGCTGTCGCTTTTATGTCCAAACAAATACTTGCCACCAAAGGTATATATATACCTGTAATCACGACACTTCACGGAACGGACATCACCTTAGTCGGAACAGACCAGTCTTTTGCTCCGGTTGTGGAATTCAGTATCAATCAGTCCGATGGTGTCACTGCTGTTTCTGAACAGTTAAGAAAGGAAACATTAAATACCTTTAGTATTCAATCAGAAATTAGAGTCATTTATAACTTCATAGATTTTAACAGATTCAGAAAGACTAATAAAGATCATTTTCGTCAGGCAATTGCTCCCGAAGGTGAAAAAATTCTGATACACACTTCCAATTTCAGAAAGGTAAAAAGAGTGGAGGATGTGATCCGGATTTTTCAGAAAGTAGTTAAAAAAATACCTTCGAAATTATTGATGATAGGTGACGGACCTGAACGTAAACACATGGAAGACCTATGCAGAAGTATCGGATTGTGTCAGGAAATCAGATTTTTGGGCAAACAGGAGGCGATAGAGGAAATCCTGGCAATCTCTGACATCTTTTTATTGCCATCAGAAAATGAAAGTTTCGGATTGGCAGCCTTGGAAGCGATGGCATGCGAAGTACCGGTTGTTTCATCCAATGCAGGGGGAATTCCGGAAGTAAACATTGATGGCGTAACAGGATATATGTGCGATGTAGGCGATATTGATAATATGGCTGCAAGAACTATTGAACTTTTATCAGATGCTGCTAAACTGAGCATTTTCAGAAAACAGGCTTTTCTTCAGGCTAAGCGATTTGATATTTTAAATATACTCCCTGAATATGAAAATTATTATGAAGAGGTTCACACCAGATTTCATAAGCAATTGGAAAATAAGTTTTTACATAAAGTTTAA
- a CDS encoding tyrosine recombinase XerD, with the protein MDWSGSIKGFRSYLLLEKSLSAHSIEAYLRDVSKLEQFIALKNLKLNPVQCNSEILSDFVYYINDLGLEAKSQARIISGIRAFYKYLLMEDLIDSDPSELMESPKLIRTLPDVLSYHEIQLIINALDMSLPHSQRNRAMLETLYACGLRVTELVTLKISGYFPEQGFIKVLGKNNKERLIPIGDVAVKHINYYITTERMQLTVIANGYEDFLFLNRRGKGLTRIMVFTIIKNLTQLAGINKSVSPHTFRHSFATHLVEGGADLRAVQEMLGHESILTTEIYTHVDRHYLRQTILKYHPLSKHSDKVK; encoded by the coding sequence ATGGATTGGAGTGGCAGCATCAAAGGATTCAGATCTTATCTTCTGTTAGAGAAATCTCTTTCAGCTCACAGTATAGAAGCATATCTGAGAGATGTGTCTAAATTAGAACAATTTATTGCATTAAAAAACCTTAAACTAAATCCTGTACAATGTAATTCCGAGATCCTTTCAGACTTTGTGTATTATATTAACGACCTGGGACTGGAGGCTAAAAGTCAGGCCAGGATAATATCAGGAATCAGAGCCTTTTATAAATACCTGTTGATGGAAGACCTTATAGATTCTGACCCTTCTGAACTGATGGAAAGTCCCAAATTAATCAGAACACTTCCGGATGTTTTGAGCTATCATGAGATTCAGTTGATTATTAATGCATTGGACATGTCTCTACCCCATTCTCAGCGCAACAGGGCAATGCTTGAGACTTTATATGCCTGTGGTCTCAGAGTTACGGAATTAGTCACATTAAAAATATCCGGTTATTTTCCTGAACAGGGATTTATCAAAGTATTGGGAAAAAACAATAAAGAACGTTTGATTCCAATCGGAGATGTTGCCGTAAAACACATTAACTATTATATCACAACCGAGCGAATGCAATTGACGGTAATAGCAAATGGTTATGAAGATTTTCTGTTTCTGAATCGACGGGGTAAAGGATTAACCAGAATTATGGTCTTTACCATTATTAAAAATCTTACACAGCTGGCCGGTATCAACAAATCCGTCAGTCCACATACTTTCAGACATTCTTTTGCTACTCATCTCGTCGAAGGCGGAGCAGATTTACGGGCTGTGCAGGAAATGCTTGGACACGAATCTATACTCACCACAGAGATTTATACTCATGTGGATCGTCATTATCTCAGACAGACCATATTGAAATATCACCCGCTAAGCAAACATTCTGATAAAGTGAAATGA
- a CDS encoding LysE family transporter: MEYIFQGIVLGLTLTILLGPIFIALTQTGIEKGFRAGLTVGAGIWTSDLLVIIVGYIFIREINSVVSDPVFHRWMGLLGGFILIVIGFATFLKKSDLNQNVTAFNAKTLAGFWTKGFIVNFFNPFTFVFWLGVLTTYVVGKGISGTETLLLFGSIMITIMITDSSKVLLAKYLRKKMSGDIVQIAGKIAGIVLFVFGLILLIRTNVLG, from the coding sequence GTGGAATACATATTTCAAGGCATCGTTTTAGGATTGACACTTACGATTCTCCTTGGACCGATTTTTATAGCGCTCACTCAAACGGGTATTGAAAAGGGCTTCAGGGCCGGACTTACAGTAGGTGCCGGTATTTGGACCAGTGATTTGCTTGTCATCATAGTAGGATATATTTTTATCAGAGAAATTAACAGTGTTGTTTCCGATCCGGTATTTCACAGATGGATGGGCTTATTGGGGGGATTTATTCTGATCGTTATTGGTTTTGCTACATTTCTGAAAAAATCTGATTTAAATCAAAATGTAACTGCATTTAATGCTAAAACATTGGCCGGATTTTGGACAAAAGGTTTCATTGTCAATTTTTTTAATCCGTTTACTTTTGTTTTCTGGCTGGGAGTACTCACTACCTATGTGGTTGGAAAAGGTATTTCAGGAACAGAAACCTTATTATTATTCGGAAGCATAATGATTACCATCATGATAACGGATAGTTCCAAAGTATTACTTGCAAAATATCTGCGAAAGAAGATGTCGGGGGATATAGTGCAGATTGCGGGTAAGATAGCCGGTATCGTTTTATTCGTTTTTGGATTAATTTTACTCATCCGGACAAACGTTTTAGGTTAA